In one window of candidate division KSB1 bacterium DNA:
- a CDS encoding peptidylprolyl isomerase, with product MRDRSAVILVVLLVLFVLSMAIGGLVGGADIIDIITGKNPNIIGVINGTEITYTQFNQAYINELNAYRQRTGNDPGESQAGFVRNQVWEGFVQDVLVQEAIQEKGLTVTDDEIVWRIYNAPPDILKNNPSFQNDQKQFDMAKYQSYLNDPSTADQWRPIEEYLRQTLPYEKFQQQLQAGIRITEGEIKREYLKQNQTVKVNYVFIDPKKVADKDIEIDDDLLGDYYKNNKDEFKEEEKRQIQYVIFPTTATAKDSSEIRALADDILQRIQDGDDFGELAEIYSEDAGSKDKGGVLGFFAKGFMVKAFEDAAFSGKPGETVGPIQTQHGLHIIKVEEKKTENGEEKVNARHILFKFAASRKTLDKARDDAEYFAEQAKEIPFEELSKKFGRKPQGSTFFVKGNGFVPGIGLNKRASDFIFSGNIGEAGDVVQSPQGLFVFKISGIQDERTKPLVEVSTIIKNKLKIGKQNDLAAKKAQEVYEKINSGSSFEAVAAEDSLEIKESTNFSRSGYVAGVGREPKFIGAAFSLLNSGDVSRPVLATRGCYLIQLVEKKAFDESDFNTSKNQIASQLLQRKKGQVFAIWYAEAKAKADIKDNRSRFF from the coding sequence ATGCGTGATAGATCTGCAGTGATTCTTGTTGTTTTACTGGTACTTTTTGTTTTAAGCATGGCAATAGGAGGGTTAGTTGGTGGTGCAGACATTATCGATATAATTACAGGAAAAAATCCCAACATAATTGGAGTAATAAATGGGACGGAAATAACCTATACACAATTTAATCAAGCATATATAAATGAACTAAATGCATACCGGCAGCGCACAGGAAATGATCCTGGCGAGAGTCAAGCCGGCTTTGTAAGAAACCAGGTCTGGGAAGGTTTTGTGCAAGATGTTTTGGTTCAAGAAGCAATCCAAGAAAAAGGTTTAACGGTTACCGATGATGAAATCGTCTGGAGAATCTACAACGCTCCCCCAGATATTTTAAAAAACAATCCCAGTTTTCAAAATGACCAAAAGCAGTTTGATATGGCGAAATATCAAAGCTATCTGAACGATCCGAGTACCGCAGATCAGTGGCGTCCCATCGAAGAATATTTACGACAAACCCTTCCCTATGAAAAATTTCAACAACAATTACAAGCAGGTATTCGCATTACTGAAGGTGAGATAAAAAGAGAATATCTAAAACAAAACCAGACGGTCAAGGTAAACTACGTGTTCATCGATCCAAAAAAAGTGGCAGATAAGGATATTGAAATAGACGATGACCTGCTCGGCGACTATTACAAAAACAATAAAGATGAATTTAAAGAGGAAGAAAAGCGGCAAATTCAGTATGTGATCTTCCCAACCACTGCAACGGCAAAAGACAGCAGTGAAATCCGAGCACTCGCCGATGACATTCTTCAACGTATTCAAGATGGAGATGACTTTGGAGAACTCGCTGAGATCTATTCCGAAGATGCCGGGAGTAAGGATAAAGGTGGAGTTCTTGGCTTTTTTGCAAAAGGTTTTATGGTTAAGGCCTTTGAAGATGCTGCTTTCTCAGGTAAGCCTGGGGAAACTGTGGGCCCCATTCAAACGCAGCATGGTTTGCACATTATCAAAGTGGAGGAAAAGAAGACTGAAAACGGCGAAGAGAAAGTCAATGCGCGGCATATCCTGTTCAAATTTGCCGCTTCAAGAAAAACGTTAGATAAAGCGCGAGATGATGCAGAATATTTTGCTGAGCAGGCAAAAGAAATTCCTTTTGAGGAATTGAGTAAAAAGTTTGGACGGAAGCCGCAAGGATCGACATTTTTTGTCAAGGGAAATGGCTTTGTTCCCGGCATCGGTTTAAATAAAAGGGCAAGCGACTTTATCTTCTCAGGAAATATCGGTGAAGCAGGTGACGTTGTGCAATCGCCTCAAGGTCTGTTTGTTTTCAAAATTTCCGGAATTCAAGACGAACGCACCAAACCTCTTGTTGAAGTCTCGACTATCATCAAAAACAAACTAAAAATAGGGAAGCAAAATGACCTCGCAGCAAAAAAGGCGCAAGAAGTTTATGAGAAAATAAATAGCGGCTCCTCATTTGAAGCCGTTGCGGCAGAGGATAGTTTGGAAATTAAGGAAAGTACAAATTTTTCAAGAAGTGGGTATGTAGCAGGTGTTGGGCGTGAACCTAAATTTATCGGGGCTGCATTCTCCCTTCTTAATAGCGGGGATGTTTCGAGGCCTGTACTCGCGACTCGTGGCTGTTACTTAATTCAGCTTGTCGAAAAAAAAGCATTTGACGAATCTGATTTTAACACGAGTAAAAATCAGATTGCGTCCCAATTGCTGCAGCGAAAAAAAGGCCAGGTCTTTGCAATTTGGTACGCAGAAGCGAAAGCCAAAGCGGATATTAAAGATAATAGAAGCAGGTTTTTTTAG